The genomic DNA ACGGGTGGCAGGGCCAGTACGTGAAGATCGGGTTCAGCGCCGGAGCGTACCTCGTCGACGGCTGGGGGTCTCCCCTTGTCTACAACAGCCCGGGCGCCGGGCAGATCACCAGCTATGGACCGAACCGTGCCCTGGGCGGCGGGGACGACATCATCTATCCTTCATCCGCCGTGGTGACCACCGGGAGAGTGCTGGTCAACCTGTACGTGTGGCGGACGGACAACACGACGAGCCAGTACGTGCTGAATCCACAGCCGGCGTCTTTCCCGGGGATGCTGGTGAACGTCCGCGTCGACTACTCGAACAACGGGGTCCGGTCCGTGTTCCCCCTCACGGCCGGGATTCCGCCCGGGTCCCTGGGACCCCCGTACACCCTCGGGCCCACCCACGCGGGGTTCCACGAGGTGAAGGCCACGTGCACCCTGCCCCCGAACCCGCAGACCACGGGACAGGCGGTGGTGTACGTCCCGGAGAACAACCAGCAGGCGCAGGTGAACCTCTACCTGCGATGAAGGGATAGGAGGAGCGCGAAGCGGATGAGCAGGATGCTGGCGATCGAGATCGCGCCGCGGGTGATCCGGGCGGTGGAGTACACTCCCGGCGACCGGCCGGTGCGGATCCACCGCGCGGCGGTCACGGAGCGCCCCGGCGGGGAGCCGGCGGCCATGGGCCAGTTCCTCCGCGGGTTTCTGGAACGGAACGGGTTCACGGCGAAAAGCGCCGTGGTCGGCTACCTCGGGCCGGTGATCGAGCACCGGATCTTCGCGATTCCGCCGGTCACCGGGAAGACGCGCGAAGAGCTGCTGCGGGGGAAGATCGCGCAGGAGACGGCGACCTCCGTGGCCGAGCTGCGGGTGACGGGCGAGGTCGTCGGGACGGTGGTGGAGCAGGGGTACGAGCGCGACGAGGTGATGACGCTCTACGTCCCGGAGTTCGAGATCCGGCGGCTCGTCTTCCTCCTCGTCGAGGCGGGCCTGATGCCCGTCCGCGTCGTCTCCGTCCCCCTGGCCCTCGCGGGGCTGCATCCGACCGACGCCGCCGACGAGCTGTGCGGGTTCCTCCACGTGGAGCCGTCGCGTTGCGTCATTTCCGTCTCCGGCGCCGGGAAGCTCCGCTTCTCGCGGGAGTTCGCGCTGGAGCTGCCCGGCCGCGCCGCGGAGGTCGCGCAGGAGCCCGACTACAAGAACATCGACTTCGGCGGGGGCGCGGATGCGGCGCAGCCCACGCCTCTTTCCGGGGAGGAGGTTTACGCCGAGCGTCTGGTCACCGAGCTCACCCGCTCGCTCCTTTACTTCCGCCAGATCTCCCGCGGGGGGAGCATTACCCGCCTCTACTGGAGCGGGGATCCGCCCAGCGAGGCGGCGAAACGCCTCATCTCCGAGCGGCTGAAGTTCGAGATCGCGGCGCACCCGGCGGCGGGGGCCTCGGTCTTCGACGGGGAGGGCGCGTTCGACGCCGCGACGTTCGGGGTTCCCGTGGGGATGGCCGCGGAGGAGTGGGGAGCCGACCGGGTCAACCTTCTCCCGGCCGAGTACCTCCAGAGGAAGGAGCGGAGGGGGAGCTACATCGCCGTCGGCGTTATCCTCGGCGTGTTCCTTCTGGCGAACGCGGGGTTGTACATGGGCTTGCGCAACGCGGAGAAACGGTACCGCGACGTCCTCGGCGGCACGGCGGCGGTCACCCGGAGCGTGGCGGCCTCGCCGGAGGAGATCTCCCGATGGATGGCGACGCGGAGCGCGCTCTCGGAAATGCGCCGGGGTGAAAAAGAGCTCGAGAACCCGTTCACCCGGTGGAAGCCCCTCTTCGCGACGCTGGGGGCCCCCGTGCCGTCGGAGATGCGGTTTCTCTCGGCGACGTTCACCCCCGCTTCCCCATCGGAGGCCGGGCCGTACGCCGGCCGGGGCGAGGTCCGGGGGATCGTCTCGGGGAAGACGCCGTCGGAGGCGCAGAACCGGGTCAACGCCTTTCTCGCCGCGGTCCGCGCGCAGCCCGTGGTCGGGGAGCCGGGGTACACGGTGTTCGAGGTCCGGCCGCGAGGAGAGGACGGCGGCGGATACGAGCAGGAGTTCCTCCTAGGTTTTTCCTTGAGGGAGAGGTAGCCGATGTCGTCCCGTTGGTACAGGAAAGAAGGGATCCTCGCGGTCGCGTTGGGGTTGGCGGCGCTCGGCGTCGCGTCGTACTTTGTCCTGTTCGGCCCGGAACTCCGCACGATCCGCTCTCTTCGCGCGGAGCTCGCGGCGAAGGACACGGAGGTGGCGGAGGCGATGAAGCTGCGGACCGAGGTGGCGCAGTCCCGCGTCGGCGAGGGGGCGCGATGGGAAGAGCGCCTCCGGACGTGGGAGCGGCGGGTCCCTTCCACCCCGGACACGGAACATCTCCTCGCGGAGATCGGCGAAATGGCGGTGCGGCACAACCTGAAGGCCTTCGGGTTGACGGTGCCGCCGGCCGTGGGATCGGCGCAGGGCGGGGATCCGACGGCGGCCGGAGCCGCGCAGGGGAAGGAGGGAGCCGTGGAAGCCCGGTTCCGCCTCACCTTCCGGTCCACCTACCGTGACCTTGCGGAGTTCCTCGACGAGATCCCGCGGGCGCGCCGCCTGCTGACGATCCAGTCGGTGTCGGTCAAGGAAAAGGCGGACGCCATGGCGGCGGAAATCGAGCTGTCGGCCTGGCACCGGAGGGCGCGATGAAGCCCATCCGGGAGTGGATGGGGGACAAACGGGTCGCCGGCGCCCTTGCCGGCGTGGCGATCCTCTTCGTCGGGTACCGGCTGATCGGGCCCGGCATCGGATCGGCGCCCGCGGTTCCCGCGACCGCCGTCGCGCCGTCGCTGTCGGCCGCCGTCCAGGAATCGGCGCCGACCTCCGCGGCTCCGTCGCCGATGCCGGCGTCGGCGGTCGTCCCGTTCCCGCCGGGGTGGACGGGGCCGGCCTGGTCGTGGAACCGGAACCCGTTCCTTGGGCACGCCGCGGAAAGTCCTCTGGCGAGTCATGCCGCGAGGAACGGGAACGGAGATGCCGCCCTGGTCCCCCGCCCGGAGGGGCCGTCGCCGGAACTGAGGGGCACCGTGGTCAGCGGCGCCACGGCGATGGCGATCTTCGGGAACCGTCTCGTCCCCGTGGGAGGGAAGGTGGGAGACTGGACGCTCTCCCGGGTCGAACCGTACCGCGTCTCCCTCCGCCGAGGGAAGGAGACCCGTGTCCTGGAGTTGTACAAGCAATGAGGAGCGCCGCGTGCGGCGTCTGCAGGAGAGCGAAAAAGGAGGTCAGCCGTTGAAGACCCTTGCGGTTGCACTGATCGGAATGACGGCGATGGGCATCGGGTGCGCGAAGGCGCACGTTGTCCGGAAATCTCCCCCTCCGCCCGTGGCGGTTTCCGTCGCTTCCGCGGCGCCCGCCGCGAAGCCCGCCCCTGCCGCGAGGCCGGCGCCTCTTCCGGACGCGCCGCTCGAGGGGGTGGAACGAACCCGTTCCTCCTCCGCCGAGTTCCGCAAGCCGGCGAGGCGCTACACCCTCGTGATGGCGGGGGCGGACGCGAGAGAGCTGTTCCTCTCGCTCGCGCGGGAGAACGACTTCAACCTCGTCCTTTCCCCCGAAGTGTCCGGTACGGTGACGATGGACATCAAGGAGGCGACCGCCGAGGAACTGATGGACGAGGTCTGCGGGATGCTCGGCTGCCGGGCGGTGTTCGGCGGGAAGACGGTTCGCGTCGCCCCGGAAAAGCGGGTGACCCGCGTCTTCCCGGTGGACTACCTCCTCACCGGGCGCACGGGGGCGGGGTCGCTCATGGCCTCCACCTCCGCTTCCGGTGGCGGAGGAGGAGGAGGGGGTTCGACGACCACCAGCGAGAGTCAGAGCACGAACAGCGTCACCACGGAGGAGAAGGCGGATTTCTGGGGGGGGCTCGCCGAGGAGATCGGGGCGCTCCTTTCCCCCGGCGGCGGGAAAGTGGTGGTCAACCGGACGTCGGGAACCGTCACGGTGACGGACTACATGGCGAACGTCGAGCAGGTGGAGCGGCACCTCCGGATGATCGAGGCGCGGGTCCGCACGGGTGTGGTCATCGAGACGCGGATCATGGAAGTGACCCTCGACGACTCGACGAAGTACGGGATCAACTGGACCGCGCTGCCCGACCTCTCCTCCCTTTCCCTGTCCGGCAACCTCACCGGCGGCGCGACCGCGGCCCAGGGCCTTTCCACCGGGTCCACGACGTTTCAGCTCGGCGTCGCCGGCTCGAAGTTCAACGCGTTCCTGGACGCCTTGGCCCAGGCGGGGAACCTGAACGTCCTCTCCGCGCCGAAGGTGTCCACCCTCAACAACCAGAAGGCGATCATCCGGATCGGGCGGCAGGACGTCTTCTTCCGCGCGGTGATCACCCCCGCGAGCACGACCTCCGCCGCCTTCACCACCTACACCCCGGACAGCGTGACGGAGGGGATCATCCTGAGCGTGACGCCGCAGGTCGGGCAGGACGGACGGATCATGCTCGCCATCCACCCGACGATCACCGAGAAGGTCGGGGAGGCGGTGGCGCCGGACAAGAACACCGCTCCGATCCTCGACGTCCGGGAGACGAACACGGTGGTGACCGTCGCCGACGGGGAGACGGTCTTCATCGGGGGGATGATGCAGGAGCGAACCCAGGAGACGGTCAAATCGGTGCCGCTGCTGGGGGACATCCCGTACCTCGGGGCCCTCTTCCGCAGCAACGAGCAGATCAAGAAGAAGACCGAGCTGGTGATCCTCATCTCGCCCCGGATCGTTCGGATCGGCGAGGGGGGGGAGATGGCGGCGCGGGAACAGGAGCGGTTGCGGAACCTGCAGCGGGGGCATCACCTTGGCGGCCGTCCGCAGCTCTACGGCGTGGAAGGGGAGTGGGAAACGCTCCGCCCGTGGAACTGACATGTACGAGGAATACTTTTCCCTGAAAGAGCGGCCGTTCTCGCTGACGCCCGATCCGGATTTCCTCTTCCTCTCGGGGAGCCACCAGCGGGCGCTGGACCACCTGCTGTTCGGGCTGGAGTCGGGGGAGGGATTCATCGTGGTGACGGGCGACATCGGGGTCGGCAAGACCACCGTCTGCCGCGCGCTGCTGCGGCGGTTGCCGGAGCGGTTCGCGACCGCCCTGGTCGTGAACACCTTGCTGACGGAGAAGGAGCTGCTGCGCACGGTCCTCGACGACTTCGGCGCGCCGGTGCCGGACGGGACGCGGAAGGACCTGCTGGACGCGCTGAACCGGTTCCTCCTCGTCGCGGCGGAAGCCGGGCGGCGCCCGGTCCTGATCATCGACGAGGCGCAGAACCTCGCTCCGCCGCTCCTGGAGCAGGTTCGGCTCCTCTCGAACCTGGAGACGGAGAAGCGCAAGCTCCTCCAGATCGTCCTGTTCGGACAGAAGGAGCTGCAGGAAAAGCTCCGCCTTCCGCAGCTGCGCCAGTTCGATCAGAGGATCACCGTGCGGGCGACGATCCTGCCGCTGGACCTGCGGGAGACCTCCCGGTACATCCAGCACCGGATGAGCGTCGCGGGGGCCGCCGGATCGACCTTCCTGTCCCCCGCGGCCGAGAGGCTTCTCCACCGTCGGTCTCGCGGGGTTCCCCGGCGGATCAACCAGCTTTGCGACCGCGCCCTGCTCGCGGCGTGCGTGCGTAACGCCGAACGGGTCGAGCGCGAGGACGTGGTCCGCGCCGCCGCGTCCCTCTCCGACGGGTCGAAGCGGGTCGGGTGGACGGCGTGGCCGTGGCGCTGGTTCAGGATCGGGCGAGGGGGCGTCGCGTGAGCCTCCTCCAGGACGCCCTCCGCAAGGCGCAGCGGCTCGGGGGGTCTTCCACCCCGCCGCCCCTCCCGCCTCTGCGCGGGGGATCCCCCGGCAAGCCGGGAACGCGGTGGAAGATGATCGCCGGGATCCTTGCCGCGGCGTTCGCGGTGGGCGTCGCGGGGGTGCTCTTCCTCACGCGCCAAACCGGTCCTCCGCCCGTCATGCCGCCGGCCCCGGCTGCATCGCCGCTGATCCCCTCGCCTGCGCCCCCGGTGACGCCTCCGCCGTCTCCGGTCCCCCCGGCGCCGCCCGTGGCGACGCCTGCCGTACCTCCGACGCCGGCGGTTTCCGAACCCGCTTCGGTCCGGCCGACGGCGAAGGCGGTCTCCTCCCGGGTTCGCCGCCCGGAAAGGCCGGCGCTGCATCGCGTTTCCGCGTCCTCCGTTCCGCCAGCGGAAGTCCCGGCGACCGCCGGGGCCGCGCCCCTGCCGCTAACCGGAGCGCGGATCGACCCGGTGCTCGAGAAATTCAACGCCGGAGTCGCGGCGCTGAACCGCGGCGACGCGGAAGATGCGGCGCGGTTGCTCCGGGAGGTCACCGCGTCGTCGCCGGGTCTCGTGGAGGGGTGGAACGCCCTCGGCCTCGCCCTTCTCCGGCAGAAGCGGCTGGACGAGGCGGACGCCGTTTTCTCGAGGGTTCTCTCCCTCTCTCCCAGGTATGCCCCGGGGCTGCTCAACGCGGGGCTGCTCCGGCTGGAGCAGGGGCGGATCGAGGAAGGGGCCGCGCTCTTCTCCCGGGCGGCGGATCTTTCCCCCGGAGCGCTCGCTCCCCGCGTGAACCTCGCCGTGGCGCAGGCGCGGTTGGGGAGATTCGGGCAGGCCGAGGAGACGCTGCTCGCCGCGGGCCGCCGGTTCCCCGGCCACCCTGACGTCCTGTACCATCTCGGCACGGTGTACGACCGCGTCGGGAACCGGGCGAAGGGGGTCGAGGCGTACACGGCGTTCCTCGCCGCTTCCGCCGGATCGCGCCCCTTGATGGAGGACCGGGTCCGTGCGCGGCTGCGGGCATGGGGTGGCTCTCCGTAGGAGGCGCCGTAGATTCCGCCTGTAGATTCCGCCTTGACGCATCGGGCGCCGGGCGGCAGAATGGTCACGCAGATCGGAACGTTCCCGTCGGGGCAAGGGAAGATGGTGCGAGTCCATCGCTGCCCCGCAACTGTAACCGGTGACGAAATCCGCAACGGAGCCACTGCCCGGGTGATGAGAGCGCGGGCGGGAAGGCGCGGAGAGTAGGGGGGCGGCCCTTGGGGGCCGCCGGGTAGCCGGAAGCCAGGAGACCTTCCCGGCGGGGAGAGATCCCGAGACGCCTTTCGCGGGAGAAGGGCCGGGGCGCTTTCGCCGTCTGGACGCGCGTTTCATCCCCCATCCGTTTTTCCGCAAGGCATCGGGCCGGGGGATGATCCATGTCGGGCCGCGTCCGGATCGCCGTCGCACGCCGTTTTCTCGTGGGGTTCCTCCCTGTCGTCGCCCTCCTTGCGTCCGCGATCGATCGTCCCGCGTTCGCGGCGGACCGGTTCCCCCTCGCGTTG from Deltaproteobacteria bacterium includes the following:
- a CDS encoding secretin N-terminal domain-containing protein, yielding MRRLQESEKGGQPLKTLAVALIGMTAMGIGCAKAHVVRKSPPPPVAVSVASAAPAAKPAPAARPAPLPDAPLEGVERTRSSSAEFRKPARRYTLVMAGADARELFLSLARENDFNLVLSPEVSGTVTMDIKEATAEELMDEVCGMLGCRAVFGGKTVRVAPEKRVTRVFPVDYLLTGRTGAGSLMASTSASGGGGGGGGSTTTSESQSTNSVTTEEKADFWGGLAEEIGALLSPGGGKVVVNRTSGTVTVTDYMANVEQVERHLRMIEARVRTGVVIETRIMEVTLDDSTKYGINWTALPDLSSLSLSGNLTGGATAAQGLSTGSTTFQLGVAGSKFNAFLDALAQAGNLNVLSAPKVSTLNNQKAIIRIGRQDVFFRAVITPASTTSAAFTTYTPDSVTEGIILSVTPQVGQDGRIMLAIHPTITEKVGEAVAPDKNTAPILDVRETNTVVTVADGETVFIGGMMQERTQETVKSVPLLGDIPYLGALFRSNEQIKKKTELVILISPRIVRIGEGGEMAAREQERLRNLQRGHHLGGRPQLYGVEGEWETLRPWN
- a CDS encoding AAA family ATPase, which produces MYEEYFSLKERPFSLTPDPDFLFLSGSHQRALDHLLFGLESGEGFIVVTGDIGVGKTTVCRALLRRLPERFATALVVNTLLTEKELLRTVLDDFGAPVPDGTRKDLLDALNRFLLVAAEAGRRPVLIIDEAQNLAPPLLEQVRLLSNLETEKRKLLQIVLFGQKELQEKLRLPQLRQFDQRITVRATILPLDLRETSRYIQHRMSVAGAAGSTFLSPAAERLLHRRSRGVPRRINQLCDRALLAACVRNAERVEREDVVRAAASLSDGSKRVGWTAWPWRWFRIGRGGVA
- a CDS encoding tetratricopeptide repeat protein, which encodes MSLLQDALRKAQRLGGSSTPPPLPPLRGGSPGKPGTRWKMIAGILAAAFAVGVAGVLFLTRQTGPPPVMPPAPAASPLIPSPAPPVTPPPSPVPPAPPVATPAVPPTPAVSEPASVRPTAKAVSSRVRRPERPALHRVSASSVPPAEVPATAGAAPLPLTGARIDPVLEKFNAGVAALNRGDAEDAARLLREVTASSPGLVEGWNALGLALLRQKRLDEADAVFSRVLSLSPRYAPGLLNAGLLRLEQGRIEEGAALFSRAADLSPGALAPRVNLAVAQARLGRFGQAEETLLAAGRRFPGHPDVLYHLGTVYDRVGNRAKGVEAYTAFLAASAGSRPLMEDRVRARLRAWGGSP
- a CDS encoding type II secretion system protein GspG yields the protein MRTGRRAGGFTLIEVIVVIAVISILAAMAVPYAVKIIDQSREEATKKQMEEIHRAIMGDPAGPTAGYLADLGRLPVTLAQLNTQGIQPGVTTVAPPTGLGIVRYGWQGQYVKIGFSAGAYLVDGWGSPLVYNSPGAGQITSYGPNRALGGGDDIIYPSSAVVTTGRVLVNLYVWRTDNTTSQYVLNPQPASFPGMLVNVRVDYSNNGVRSVFPLTAGIPPGSLGPPYTLGPTHAGFHEVKATCTLPPNPQTTGQAVVYVPENNQQAQVNLYLR